One window of the Mesotoga sp. UBA6090 genome contains the following:
- the abc-f gene encoding ribosomal protection-like ABC-F family protein, with protein MLITLSKVGHDYGQDFLFDEVSTSIDKKDKIILLGKNGSGKSTLMRIISGDLLPTEGEIFHSTSVRIGYQIQSRIPDGQLSLMDYYMQDKSSIPPDTEEYYSYERRVRSILVGLEFSEQDWDRRLETFSGGELTRISLGKLFLVDYDLLLLDEPTNHLDLESTEWLVNFLKNYKGALLVVTHDRYLIRNIGNRFWELNGGSLWDFTGTYDKYQSDREIMVKSGLRTRENLLKEIERLDAVAKRYRLWGQEKFIKQAINKEKQRDRLKEQLESVDIPDEEIRPTKFRLPQPDRTGYSVLKIEGLSFGFENRKLFSSSSAEIHRRTKIGLLGPNGSGKTTLLKIITENLEGYVGEITWGHNVRWGYLSQLTEDLNSSNDVITEIWQMMRGQPDYEVRKYIGRFGFPGDDVFKPISSLSGGERTKLALAKLILSRPNVLVMDEPTNNLDIWSIESLEEVLKEYEGCIILVSHDREFVQNVCDHFLMIDRQKLRFVSSVEEYLRRNQRCVDSAGNEEARLSFQEKRRLSNKKKTILEKLQQLRNEEETLSKDVERAHLKMELYATDYEKLQLLQRNVEQTEGRLLEIIEEREILENDLQELSIMLEEQSRY; from the coding sequence ATGCTGATAACTTTGAGTAAGGTAGGACATGATTATGGCCAGGACTTTCTGTTCGACGAAGTCTCAACCTCGATCGACAAGAAAGATAAGATAATCCTTCTGGGGAAGAACGGCAGCGGAAAATCAACTCTCATGAGAATAATTTCTGGTGACCTTCTGCCGACTGAAGGAGAGATCTTTCACTCCACAAGTGTACGGATCGGATATCAGATTCAAAGCAGAATCCCAGATGGACAATTGAGTCTTATGGACTATTATATGCAGGATAAATCCAGCATTCCTCCAGACACGGAGGAATACTACTCCTACGAAAGAAGAGTTAGAAGCATCCTGGTGGGACTGGAATTCTCTGAACAAGACTGGGATAGGCGTCTCGAAACCTTTAGTGGGGGAGAACTCACAAGAATTTCTCTTGGAAAACTCTTCCTTGTCGACTACGATCTTCTGTTACTGGATGAACCCACAAATCATCTCGATCTTGAATCGACAGAGTGGCTTGTGAATTTCTTGAAAAACTATAAAGGCGCTTTGCTGGTAGTAACTCATGACAGATATCTAATCAGAAACATCGGGAACAGATTCTGGGAGTTGAATGGTGGCTCGCTTTGGGATTTTACCGGAACCTATGACAAGTATCAGTCAGATAGAGAGATTATGGTCAAAAGCGGCTTAAGAACCAGAGAGAATCTTCTGAAGGAAATCGAAAGACTGGACGCCGTCGCAAAACGCTATAGACTCTGGGGTCAGGAAAAATTCATTAAGCAGGCAATTAACAAAGAGAAGCAAAGAGACAGGCTCAAAGAGCAGTTAGAATCAGTGGACATTCCAGATGAAGAGATAAGGCCGACCAAGTTCAGACTGCCTCAGCCAGATAGGACAGGCTATTCGGTCTTGAAGATCGAAGGACTGTCATTCGGCTTTGAAAACAGGAAACTCTTCAGTAGCTCTTCTGCAGAAATCCATAGACGAACCAAGATCGGCCTCCTGGGTCCTAATGGTAGCGGGAAGACAACCCTGCTGAAAATAATAACAGAGAATCTTGAGGGGTACGTAGGAGAGATTACATGGGGCCACAACGTTCGTTGGGGTTATCTTTCTCAGCTGACTGAAGATCTTAATTCGTCGAATGATGTGATCACCGAGATTTGGCAAATGATGCGTGGTCAACCCGATTACGAAGTAAGAAAGTATATAGGAAGGTTCGGTTTCCCAGGTGATGACGTGTTCAAACCGATTTCATCATTGAGCGGGGGAGAAAGAACTAAGCTGGCCCTAGCTAAACTAATTCTCTCTCGACCAAACGTTCTGGTCATGGATGAGCCAACAAACAATCTCGATATCTGGTCAATTGAGAGTCTTGAAGAGGTATTGAAGGAATACGAAGGCTGCATAATCCTAGTTTCACACGACAGAGAGTTTGTGCAAAACGTGTGTGATCACTTTCTCATGATAGACAGACAGAAGTTAAGATTTGTATCCTCAGTGGAAGAGTATCTTAGGAGGAACCAGAGATGCGTCGACTCGGCGGGCAATGAAGAGGCTAGGCTCAGTTTTCAGGAGAAGCGGAGACTATCCAACAAAAAGAAAACAATTCTCGAAAAACTTCAACAACTGAGGAACGAGGAGGAGACATTGTCAAAGGATGTAGAAAGAGCCCATTTGAAGATGGAACTTTATGCGACTGACTATGAGAAGCTTCAACTACTACAGCGGAACGTCGAGCAGACAGAAGGAAGACTTCTGGAGATAATTGAAGAACGAGAGATTTTGGAGAATGATCTTCAGGAACTCTCAATAATGCTGGAAGAACAATCACGGTACTAG
- a CDS encoding GNAT family N-acetyltransferase → MFVLEEFIGNGLGKWLVECVLAHEKLRGLRGMLNTKDAHSLYEKFGFSCMMQNISTGNCKE, encoded by the coding sequence GTGTTTGTGTTGGAAGAATTCATAGGAAATGGTCTAGGAAAATGGTTGGTAGAATGTGTTCTGGCTCATGAGAAACTGAGAGGACTCAGGGGAATGCTAAATACAAAGGATGCGCACTCACTATATGAGAAATTCGGGTTTAGCTGTATGATGCAGAATATTAGTACCGGTAATTGCAAAGAGTGA
- a CDS encoding ATP-grasp domain-containing protein — protein sequence MRVLVTGARMWYAINTIRLLAECGHEVFAADSSKLSGGLYSRYLKGKFIYPSVSENGKAFVRFVMEKIEEMEIDVLCPTFEEGFVLSKHLDMLDGRVKMIVPSYEHIGLLHDKFFMTNYARSLGISVPRTTLLENFEPTNSSFPVVIKPRNLRSAEGVSRVNSQDEFIRYSKNLDGDKYLVQEWKNPYQICTMGLAYNGQLIGNVIYHNLREYPESGGIGTCRISIECEEVLCNVKKIVSDLNYSGFISMDFLHDRNSNRYYLVDVNPRMSPGLLVAYTSGVDMVSAYIDLVIKNEVIRLSPLEIGNGTYTTAMEIGWFFSTLFKGKFGNLKGFFRSRKKLKDDSWDVRDPAPFFVMLVSMLYTAIFGPLKGGQTKSFSLGATCDIESLDEEEDFNEKRQVV from the coding sequence TTGAGGGTTCTAGTAACTGGTGCGAGAATGTGGTACGCAATTAATACTATAAGGCTTCTGGCTGAATGTGGCCATGAAGTATTCGCCGCCGACAGCAGCAAGTTAAGCGGCGGGCTTTATTCAAGGTACCTCAAAGGTAAGTTCATCTATCCTTCGGTAAGTGAGAATGGCAAAGCTTTTGTTCGTTTCGTTATGGAAAAGATAGAGGAAATGGAAATTGACGTGTTATGTCCAACGTTTGAAGAGGGCTTTGTATTGAGCAAGCATTTAGATATGCTGGACGGGCGAGTTAAGATGATTGTTCCTTCTTATGAGCATATTGGGCTCTTACACGACAAATTTTTCATGACCAATTACGCCAGGTCTCTCGGGATAAGCGTTCCCAGGACGACGCTTCTGGAGAACTTCGAACCTACCAACAGTAGCTTCCCGGTTGTAATAAAACCTAGAAATCTTCGTTCTGCTGAAGGCGTTTCGAGAGTCAACTCCCAGGATGAATTCATTAGATATTCGAAGAACCTTGATGGTGACAAGTATCTTGTCCAGGAGTGGAAGAATCCCTACCAAATATGTACAATGGGTTTAGCTTACAATGGCCAACTCATAGGAAACGTCATCTATCACAATTTGAGAGAGTATCCGGAATCAGGTGGAATAGGCACTTGCAGAATCTCTATAGAGTGTGAAGAAGTGCTCTGCAATGTAAAGAAGATAGTCAGTGATCTTAACTATTCAGGGTTCATATCAATGGATTTTCTACACGACAGAAATAGCAATAGATATTATCTTGTTGACGTCAATCCCAGAATGAGTCCCGGATTACTGGTAGCGTACACTTCTGGAGTAGATATGGTAAGCGCCTACATCGATTTGGTGATCAAAAATGAGGTGATCCGACTCTCTCCTTTGGAAATCGGGAACGGAACATACACGACCGCCATGGAGATTGGTTGGTTTTTCAGCACGCTATTCAAAGGGAAGTTCGGTAATCTGAAAGGCTTCTTCAGAAGCAGAAAGAAACTTAAGGATGATTCCTGGGATGTGCGCGATCCAGCACCTTTTTTTGTCATGCTCGTGTCTATGTTATATACAGCTATTTTCGGGCCTCTCAAGGGAGGTCAGACGAAGAGTTTTTCTCTTGGAGCAACCTGTGATATTGAGAGTCTCGATGAAGAAGAGGATTTCAATGAGAAAAGGCAAGTAGTTTGA
- a CDS encoding phosphoenolpyruvate carboxykinase (ATP) — translation MSTGSRFIRGSIGRDNPLFSMSRVTIETAFYGNNVVPVFSPSEAYKLAKSSPGTIVTDLPVYRPEKTGLESDSKVLLFNDGAVTGRCASARRIIGEPGVSEAEYGAKIREAIYNTRKQKMYHAQAYIGLDRDFMVKAHLLVPETHENLIYNWLLNFQPINEFYNEMYESSERCENEGDIFVFSNPDWQHPDHPLGLSFFDPEHNCAAILGMRYFGEFKKGTLTLAWGCANRQGFAACHGGQKRYNLKDRKFVVGFFGLSGSGKSTLTHAKHGGKYDVTVLHDDAFVISSSDGSSVALEPSYFDKTSDYPLSSEDNRFLLSVQNVGATQDDEGRVVIVTEDLRNGNGRAIKSKLWSPNRVDKFAEPVDAIMWLMKDSSIPPVIKVKDPVLASAMGATLATKRTSAERLAPGVDPDALVIEPYANPFRTYPLSDDFNRYLGLFARRSIECYIFNTGHFGQTKVPKELTLRILESIVENRAEFVSWEPFQELEVMKIQGFQPDLSDEDYRKLVRDRLVDRLNFLRSREVERGGFDRVPQEAAESISSLIDRLK, via the coding sequence ATGTCAACAGGTTCCAGATTCATAAGGGGAAGTATCGGAAGAGATAATCCCCTCTTCTCAATGTCTAGGGTAACAATAGAAACTGCCTTCTACGGAAATAATGTTGTGCCGGTCTTTTCACCAAGTGAAGCATATAAGCTGGCTAAAAGCTCTCCAGGTACGATAGTTACAGATCTTCCAGTTTACAGACCTGAGAAAACTGGACTTGAATCCGATTCAAAAGTGCTTCTCTTCAACGATGGTGCTGTGACGGGAAGATGTGCATCCGCGAGAAGAATCATCGGAGAGCCTGGAGTAAGCGAAGCAGAATATGGAGCTAAAATCAGAGAGGCGATCTACAACACCAGAAAACAGAAGATGTATCATGCGCAGGCTTATATAGGACTCGACAGAGATTTCATGGTCAAGGCCCATCTACTTGTTCCCGAAACTCATGAGAACCTAATCTACAATTGGTTGTTGAACTTCCAACCAATCAACGAGTTCTACAATGAAATGTATGAGTCTTCGGAAAGATGTGAAAATGAAGGAGACATATTTGTTTTTTCCAATCCAGATTGGCAACATCCCGACCACCCATTGGGTCTTTCGTTCTTCGATCCGGAGCATAACTGCGCAGCTATTCTTGGGATGAGGTACTTCGGTGAATTTAAAAAAGGAACCCTCACCTTAGCGTGGGGATGTGCCAACAGACAGGGTTTTGCTGCTTGCCACGGTGGGCAGAAGAGGTACAATCTTAAGGATAGAAAATTCGTTGTGGGATTCTTTGGTCTCTCCGGGTCCGGAAAATCCACGCTGACGCATGCCAAACATGGCGGAAAGTATGACGTAACGGTATTGCATGACGATGCGTTCGTGATATCTTCTTCCGACGGATCCTCCGTGGCGCTAGAACCTTCCTACTTTGACAAGACTTCAGATTATCCTTTGAGCAGCGAAGACAATAGATTCCTTTTGTCTGTTCAGAATGTAGGGGCTACCCAGGATGATGAGGGAAGAGTCGTTATTGTGACTGAAGATCTTCGCAATGGTAATGGGCGGGCGATCAAATCAAAGCTTTGGTCTCCAAATAGAGTAGACAAGTTTGCTGAGCCTGTGGACGCAATTATGTGGTTGATGAAGGACTCATCAATTCCTCCTGTAATCAAGGTTAAAGATCCTGTTCTAGCATCAGCCATGGGTGCTACTCTAGCAACAAAGCGAACCTCTGCCGAGCGGTTGGCACCGGGAGTTGATCCCGATGCCCTTGTTATAGAGCCTTATGCCAACCCGTTCAGAACATATCCACTATCTGACGATTTTAACCGTTATCTTGGATTATTCGCCAGAAGAAGTATTGAATGTTACATATTCAATACCGGACACTTCGGTCAAACTAAGGTTCCAAAAGAACTTACCCTCCGAATTCTGGAGTCAATTGTCGAGAATCGCGCTGAATTCGTTTCCTGGGAACCCTTCCAGGAGCTTGAAGTAATGAAGATTCAGGGTTTTCAGCCTGATTTATCTGACGAAGATTACAGGAAGCTCGTTAGGGACAGACTGGTTGACAGATTGAACTTCCTTCGCTCTAGAGAAGTGGAGAGAGGGGGTTTCGACAGAGTACCTCAAGAAGCAGCGGAGTCAATTTCATCACTAATAGACAGGCTTAAGTAG
- the pepT gene encoding peptidase T produces MERLIERFVKYVSVETTSSFESKTFPSTNTQLELARILKAEMESIGLKEVVLDDYGYVMGTLPSNIESDIPVIGFIAHMDTSPDMSGKDIKPSIIDYQGGKIRINEEKNIYIDPDLYPEMYNYVGERLIVTDGTTLLGADDKAGVAEIITAMEYLISNSQIKHGKIRIAFTPDEEIGKGTEHFSIEKFGADYAYTVDEGALGELQYETFNAASAEVVVKGLNIHPGSAKGRMKNSLLIACEFNGMLPSNEVPAVTEEREGFFHLGSIKGSVEETVLKYIIRDHSKEKFEKKKKLIAEISAFLNSKYGEDTVAFNMKDSYYNMKEKIEEEMIVVEIAKKAMESLSIEPRIEPVRGGTDGAHLSFMGLPTPNIFTGGHNFHGRYEYIPISSMDKAVTVIVKIAELFSREGNWKRRKSACEE; encoded by the coding sequence GTGGAAAGACTGATTGAGAGATTTGTAAAGTATGTGTCTGTAGAGACTACTTCCAGTTTTGAATCTAAGACATTCCCTTCGACGAATACTCAACTGGAACTAGCCAGAATTCTTAAAGCAGAGATGGAGTCAATAGGATTGAAAGAAGTTGTTCTGGATGATTATGGGTATGTAATGGGGACCTTGCCATCAAATATCGAGTCCGACATCCCTGTTATTGGATTTATTGCCCACATGGATACCAGCCCCGATATGAGCGGAAAGGACATCAAACCTTCGATTATTGACTATCAAGGAGGAAAGATACGGATCAACGAAGAGAAAAATATCTATATTGATCCTGATCTCTATCCGGAGATGTATAACTACGTTGGGGAGAGGCTTATTGTTACGGATGGAACTACTCTGCTTGGAGCCGATGACAAAGCAGGAGTCGCGGAAATCATCACCGCTATGGAGTACTTGATCTCAAATTCTCAAATCAAGCATGGCAAGATAAGAATTGCATTTACGCCGGATGAGGAGATTGGAAAAGGAACAGAGCATTTCAGTATAGAGAAATTTGGAGCCGATTACGCTTATACCGTTGATGAAGGGGCTCTTGGAGAGCTTCAGTACGAGACATTCAACGCAGCCAGTGCCGAAGTTGTTGTCAAAGGATTGAACATTCATCCAGGAAGCGCCAAAGGTAGGATGAAGAATTCCCTTCTGATTGCATGCGAGTTCAACGGCATGCTGCCTTCAAACGAAGTACCGGCTGTAACCGAAGAGCGGGAAGGGTTCTTTCATCTGGGCAGCATAAAGGGATCTGTGGAGGAAACAGTCCTCAAGTACATAATCAGGGATCATTCGAAAGAGAAGTTCGAAAAAAAGAAGAAATTGATTGCGGAGATATCAGCTTTCCTGAACTCAAAGTACGGAGAAGACACGGTAGCTTTCAATATGAAAGACTCCTATTACAATATGAAAGAGAAGATAGAAGAAGAGATGATTGTTGTAGAGATTGCCAAAAAGGCCATGGAGAGTCTCTCAATAGAGCCAAGAATAGAGCCTGTAAGAGGCGGGACAGACGGAGCTCACCTTTCTTTTATGGGACTTCCGACACCTAATATCTTTACTGGGGGCCATAATTTTCATGGAAGATATGAATACATTCCTATTAGTTCAATGGACAAGGCAGTTACGGTAATTGTGAAGATCGCGGAGCTTTTCTCAAGAGAGGGAAACTGGAAAAGACGAAAATCAGCTTGTGAAGAATAG
- a CDS encoding MFS transporter, with protein sequence MDKNSQTRVLSVLEGAIYNGFFLITQGFLGAGLALEFGASEPVIALIGVLSSVSQFVQLIAPSIVRAVGSRKRAMMICASAGRLSTAFISVTLALGINRQSLLLVILSFFSLSASLAGNFCVSIIRDVVPSTGSAKFFSIRNVTFTITNMLITLLYSFIFDSFPGRTGFLAIITLGVISAVISLLLLGFDYDPPHEISYGRGLFKAVAGDKKFMPYLSFYSFWRFSIAITSPFFSYHELVNMKLDYSFLSFLNVLFRF encoded by the coding sequence AAAACAGTCAAACGAGGGTCCTCTCGGTTCTTGAGGGTGCTATCTATAATGGTTTCTTCTTGATTACTCAGGGCTTCCTTGGGGCTGGGCTTGCTCTAGAATTTGGGGCCTCTGAACCGGTTATAGCTTTGATCGGAGTTCTTTCCTCTGTCTCTCAGTTTGTTCAGTTGATTGCTCCTTCGATTGTGAGAGCCGTGGGAAGCAGAAAGCGAGCAATGATGATCTGCGCTTCTGCCGGAAGATTATCTACGGCATTCATTTCGGTCACACTTGCTTTAGGAATAAACAGACAGTCTCTTCTTCTAGTCATTCTTTCTTTCTTCTCGCTTTCTGCAAGTCTTGCAGGCAATTTCTGTGTATCAATCATCAGAGACGTTGTCCCCTCGACCGGGTCTGCCAAGTTTTTCAGCATAAGAAACGTGACATTCACAATTACAAATATGCTTATAACGCTTCTGTATTCATTCATTTTTGATTCATTTCCTGGAAGAACGGGATTTTTAGCCATCATTACTCTTGGAGTAATCAGCGCGGTGATAAGCTTATTATTGCTGGGTTTCGATTACGATCCTCCACATGAAATAAGCTATGGAAGAGGCTTATTCAAGGCCGTTGCTGGAGACAAGAAGTTCATGCCATATCTTAGTTTCTATTCTTTCTGGAGATTCTCGATAGCAATCACTTCACCGTTTTTCTCTTATCATGAGTTGGTCAATATGAAGCTGGACTATTCCTTTCTGAGTTTTCTCAACGTTTTATTTCGCTTTTAA